In a genomic window of uncultured Sphaerochaeta sp.:
- a CDS encoding phosphatase PAP2 family protein — protein sequence MPKKRSLILLTILLMLATPNLFSLSFAYDEDLSTVSDVTLGLALVMPGVSGLVVPATDYELLATTYIGTMSTAFTARTVMKQLVHRARPYVGEIDRPADTSEDYESFPSGHALMAFSAAAYTQTLQALWYPDSKAMKAVSYATWGLAATTATLRVLSGNHHLGDVLAGAAIGSAIGFLGPYLTNRLLAHDEHAPQILIGPTVGMQVSL from the coding sequence ATGCCCAAGAAGCGTTCTCTCATCCTGCTCACCATCCTGCTGATGCTTGCAACACCAAACCTCTTCTCCCTCTCATTCGCCTACGATGAGGATCTTTCCACGGTAAGTGATGTGACGCTGGGGCTTGCGCTAGTTATGCCAGGTGTCAGCGGTCTGGTTGTTCCTGCTACTGATTATGAGCTGCTTGCTACGACCTATATAGGAACGATGTCCACAGCATTTACTGCACGTACCGTTATGAAGCAATTAGTCCATCGTGCAAGACCCTATGTTGGGGAGATCGACCGCCCGGCCGATACCAGCGAAGACTATGAGTCCTTTCCTTCCGGTCATGCCCTGATGGCCTTCAGTGCTGCTGCCTATACCCAAACCCTCCAGGCTCTCTGGTATCCTGATTCAAAAGCCATGAAAGCCGTAAGCTACGCAACCTGGGGCTTGGCTGCCACCACTGCCACCCTCCGGGTGCTCAGTGGCAACCACCATCTGGGAGATGTGCTTGCAGGAGCGGCCATTGGTTCAGCCATTGGCTTTCTTGGTCCCTACCTGACCAACCGCCTGCTAGCACATGATGAGCATGCCCCCCAGATACTGATCGGACCCACCGTCGGCATGCAGGTATCGTTGTAG
- the trpB gene encoding tryptophan synthase subunit beta yields the protein MQNALTKEINTTNLPDKDGRFGEYGGAYLPPQLQEVMDEVTQAYLEIVQDPAFLTELSSLQKHYVGRPSPVYHAKRLSEAVGGAQIYLKREDLNHTGAHKINHCIGEVLLAKKLGKKKVIAETGAGQHGVALATAAALLGLECDIYMGEIDIRKEAPNVSRMKILGATVVPVGRGTKTLKDAVDAAFEAYLADPVTQIYCIGSVVGPHPFPMMVRDFQSVVGIEARKQIQEMTGRLPDSVVACVGGGSNAMGIFSAFLEDKQVALYGVEPAGKGLDTPDHAATITKGSVGILHGFRSLLLQDKSGEPLPVYSIASGLDYPGVGPQHSYLHSIGRVHYDSATDREAVEAFYGLSRMEGIIPALESSHAVAHAIKMAQQLGKDVNILVNLSGRGDKDIDYVMENYPLVEYEPQSSSNGFKEFLAHIKQR from the coding sequence ATGCAAAACGCACTTACCAAAGAGATCAACACCACCAACCTTCCGGACAAGGATGGACGTTTCGGAGAATACGGCGGAGCATACCTGCCACCCCAGCTTCAGGAAGTGATGGACGAGGTCACCCAAGCATATCTGGAGATCGTACAGGACCCGGCATTCCTGACAGAACTTTCCAGCCTCCAGAAACACTATGTGGGACGCCCTTCCCCCGTCTATCATGCAAAACGGCTCAGCGAAGCGGTTGGCGGAGCCCAGATTTATCTGAAGCGTGAGGACCTGAACCACACCGGTGCCCATAAGATCAACCACTGCATCGGAGAGGTGCTGCTTGCAAAGAAGCTTGGCAAGAAGAAGGTCATCGCTGAAACCGGTGCCGGCCAGCACGGTGTTGCCCTTGCCACTGCAGCCGCCCTGCTTGGACTTGAGTGCGACATCTACATGGGTGAAATTGATATCAGGAAAGAGGCGCCGAACGTAAGCAGGATGAAAATTCTCGGTGCAACGGTTGTTCCGGTAGGAAGGGGAACCAAGACGCTCAAGGATGCAGTCGACGCTGCATTCGAAGCCTATCTTGCAGACCCGGTGACCCAGATCTACTGCATCGGAAGCGTTGTCGGCCCCCATCCTTTCCCGATGATGGTCCGCGATTTCCAGAGCGTGGTCGGCATTGAGGCACGCAAGCAGATCCAGGAGATGACCGGAAGGCTCCCCGACTCCGTGGTTGCCTGTGTAGGCGGCGGCTCGAATGCCATGGGCATCTTCAGCGCCTTCCTTGAGGACAAGCAAGTCGCGCTGTATGGAGTTGAACCCGCAGGAAAGGGGCTCGATACCCCGGACCACGCAGCTACCATCACCAAGGGTTCGGTAGGCATTCTCCACGGATTCAGAAGTCTTCTGCTCCAGGACAAGTCCGGGGAACCTCTTCCGGTCTACTCCATCGCAAGCGGACTGGATTATCCCGGAGTAGGTCCCCAGCACAGCTACCTGCACTCCATCGGCAGGGTGCACTATGACAGTGCCACCGACCGCGAGGCAGTGGAAGCGTTCTACGGCCTGAGTCGTATGGAAGGCATCATCCCCGCCCTTGAATCCAGCCATGCAGTGGCACATGCCATCAAGATGGCCCAGCAGCTTGGCAAGGATGTGAACATCCTGGTCAATCTCTCCGGTCGTGGTGACAAGGACATCGACTATGTCATGGAGAACTACCCGCTGGTGGAGTACGAACCACAGAGCAGCAGCAACGGCTTCAAGGAGTTCCTTGCCCACATCAAGCAGCGGTAA
- the trxA gene encoding thioredoxin, whose product MIKHVTKSTYEAEVLKSSVPVVVDFWAAWCGPCRMQGTILEQLDKEMGADQAKIVKVNVDEEGELAATFGVQSIPTLLFYKDGKVINKAVGVRDAAALKKILGL is encoded by the coding sequence ATGATTAAACACGTAACCAAGAGCACATATGAAGCAGAAGTTTTGAAGAGCAGCGTTCCCGTAGTTGTCGATTTCTGGGCAGCATGGTGTGGGCCGTGCCGCATGCAGGGCACCATCCTTGAGCAGCTCGACAAGGAGATGGGTGCAGATCAGGCAAAGATCGTGAAGGTCAATGTCGATGAGGAAGGTGAGCTTGCCGCTACCTTCGGCGTTCAGTCCATTCCCACCCTTCTGTTCTACAAGGACGGCAAGGTGATCAACAAGGCAGTCGGTGTACGCGACGCAGCAGCTCTGAAGAAGATTCTTGGTCTCTAA
- a CDS encoding membrane dipeptidase, whose protein sequence is MLPIIDLHCDTIHALHAGERSGNLGLSSNAHVDLRWMDGAGTVTTCFALFVDAHAHASPWSHANKLYERFQQELHASGSRIMQVLSPKEHLEGPMHQAILSVEELGILEGRLDRIAVLASWGVRLATITWNHENELGYPHHQRGDLKPFAYEVIEAMEHHKILVDVSHLNDAGFSSVAGFAKRPFIASHSNARAVTNHSRNLSDGMIEKIADAGGIIGLNFCPSFLSEDWGHSSIEAMVAHAMHIHQVGGSSVLALGTDFDGISGTLDVEHYPQLATLHEALLKAGLSTDTLGKMWYGNALRVLSEGL, encoded by the coding sequence ATGCTGCCAATCATTGACTTGCACTGTGACACCATCCATGCCCTGCATGCTGGGGAGCGTTCGGGAAACCTTGGGCTGAGCAGCAATGCCCATGTCGATCTGAGGTGGATGGACGGGGCGGGAACAGTCACCACATGCTTCGCTTTGTTCGTGGATGCGCATGCTCACGCCAGTCCCTGGAGCCACGCAAACAAGCTGTATGAACGCTTCCAGCAGGAGTTGCATGCCTCCGGTTCAAGGATCATGCAGGTTCTCAGCCCGAAAGAGCACCTGGAAGGGCCGATGCATCAGGCCATTCTCAGTGTGGAGGAATTGGGCATCCTGGAAGGTCGGTTGGATCGCATTGCTGTCCTTGCATCATGGGGCGTTCGGTTGGCAACCATTACGTGGAATCATGAGAATGAACTGGGCTATCCCCATCACCAGAGGGGGGATCTCAAACCCTTCGCTTATGAGGTGATCGAGGCAATGGAACACCACAAGATCCTGGTGGATGTTTCCCACCTCAATGATGCAGGCTTCTCCTCCGTTGCCGGTTTTGCAAAGCGTCCTTTCATCGCCAGCCATTCGAATGCACGGGCAGTCACAAACCACAGCAGGAATCTCAGTGATGGGATGATTGAAAAGATTGCTGATGCTGGTGGGATCATCGGGCTGAACTTCTGCCCCTCCTTCCTCAGCGAGGACTGGGGACACAGCAGCATCGAGGCAATGGTTGCCCATGCGATGCACATCCATCAGGTGGGTGGCAGCTCTGTCCTTGCCTTGGGAACCGATTTTGATGGGATCAGCGGGACATTGGACGTGGAACACTATCCACAGCTTGCAACGTTGCATGAAGCCTTGCTGAAGGCCGGGCTCTCTACGGATACACTTGGGAAGATGTGGTACGGCAATGCCCTCAGGGTGCTGAGCGAAGGGCTCTGA
- a CDS encoding DNA alkylation repair protein yields the protein MNQSQLVRRLSECAEPSYASFSQKLQVSDRAILGVRTPHLTKLARSLAKTEGEQALMDFYGYEAPSYEEVIVIYKLFGLLRLNSEEALSHLIRLLPYNESWATNDTLASSLNHLSKNPELLYPFLLALLKSTQPYEQRLGIVSLMLHFLEAPTLDEVLEAWSKVESDHYYVVMALGWGYASAYCKHREKTLAYLQKGRLQESVRRKAIQKCIESRIPTEVEKHMLRALRSAP from the coding sequence GTGAACCAGTCTCAGCTCGTCCGAAGGCTCAGCGAATGTGCTGAGCCTTCGTATGCGTCCTTCTCCCAGAAGCTCCAGGTTTCCGACCGAGCCATTTTGGGAGTGCGGACTCCCCATCTGACCAAGCTTGCCCGTTCTCTTGCCAAAACAGAGGGCGAGCAAGCGCTCATGGATTTCTATGGCTACGAAGCACCATCGTATGAAGAGGTGATTGTCATCTACAAACTCTTCGGCTTGCTTCGTCTCAATTCCGAAGAAGCTCTCTCCCATCTGATCCGCCTGCTCCCCTACAACGAAAGCTGGGCAACCAATGATACCCTTGCATCCTCACTGAATCATCTCAGCAAAAATCCGGAACTTCTCTATCCCTTTTTGCTCGCTTTGCTGAAAAGCACACAGCCCTATGAGCAACGCTTGGGCATCGTCAGCCTGATGCTGCACTTTCTGGAGGCACCCACCTTGGATGAGGTGCTCGAAGCCTGGAGCAAGGTGGAGAGTGACCACTACTATGTGGTCATGGCCCTTGGGTGGGGATATGCATCCGCTTATTGCAAGCATCGGGAAAAGACGCTTGCCTACCTTCAGAAAGGACGCCTGCAGGAGAGCGTCAGGCGCAAGGCCATCCAGAAGTGCATTGAGTCCCGCATCCCCACTGAAGTGGAGAAGCACATGCTCAGAGCCCTTCGCTCAGCACCCTGA
- a CDS encoding glycerate kinase, translating into MKNILLIPDSFKGTMSSEQICAIMDRAIKQHYPEAEVTSIPVADGGEGSVDAFLQALGGEKRTLTVQGPYAFPMEGFYGVVKKTTAVIEMAACAGLPLVGDEMHPDLTTTFGVGELILDAAKSGCKTIIVGLGGSATNDGGCGAAAACGVKFYDKDGKSFIPTGGTLGKVAKIDTSALDPALKSVTITTMCDIDNPYYGPTGAAHIFAPQKGATPEMVEILDANMQHIAKVIERDCNMDVQSIPGSGAAGGMGGGMAAFFGSRLQMGIETVLETVNFDKLLTKADLVLTGEGKIDGQSLRGKVVIGVARRAKKANVPVLAIVGDIADDVEGAYDEGVSGIFSINRLAIDFKKAKPRAPEDMAKTVDNLMRFAKRMGL; encoded by the coding sequence ATGAAGAACATCCTGCTTATCCCTGATTCCTTCAAAGGAACCATGAGTTCTGAACAGATCTGTGCAATCATGGACAGAGCCATCAAACAACACTATCCCGAAGCAGAGGTCACCAGCATTCCTGTAGCCGATGGAGGAGAAGGCAGCGTTGATGCATTCCTTCAGGCACTTGGGGGCGAGAAGAGGACTCTCACTGTCCAAGGTCCGTATGCATTCCCGATGGAAGGGTTTTACGGGGTAGTCAAAAAGACGACGGCAGTCATCGAGATGGCGGCCTGTGCCGGACTTCCCCTGGTTGGGGATGAAATGCATCCCGACCTGACCACCACCTTCGGAGTAGGCGAGCTTATCCTTGATGCAGCCAAAAGCGGTTGCAAGACCATCATCGTCGGATTGGGCGGAAGCGCCACCAATGATGGGGGCTGCGGCGCTGCAGCTGCCTGCGGTGTAAAATTCTACGACAAGGACGGCAAGTCCTTCATTCCTACCGGCGGCACATTGGGCAAAGTTGCCAAGATCGATACATCGGCACTTGATCCTGCTCTCAAGAGCGTGACGATCACCACCATGTGCGACATCGACAACCCCTACTATGGGCCCACCGGAGCCGCCCACATCTTTGCTCCCCAGAAGGGTGCAACCCCTGAAATGGTGGAAATCCTTGATGCAAACATGCAGCACATCGCCAAGGTCATCGAGCGCGACTGCAACATGGACGTGCAGTCCATCCCCGGCAGCGGAGCTGCGGGTGGCATGGGTGGCGGCATGGCTGCGTTCTTTGGCTCACGCCTGCAGATGGGCATCGAAACGGTTCTGGAAACGGTCAACTTTGACAAACTGCTGACCAAGGCTGATCTTGTGCTTACCGGTGAAGGAAAGATTGACGGGCAGTCACTGCGCGGCAAGGTGGTCATCGGTGTGGCCCGGCGTGCCAAGAAAGCCAATGTTCCCGTACTGGCCATCGTCGGCGACATCGCTGATGATGTCGAGGGTGCATACGATGAGGGAGTAAGCGGCATCTTCTCGATCAACCGCCTGGCCATCGACTTCAAAAAGGCCAAGCCTCGTGCCCCGGAGGATATGGCAAAGACCGTTGACAACCTGATGCGCTTTGCAAAGCGCATGGGACTGTGA
- a CDS encoding GntP family permease, with translation MSGVALIITFVIAIAIMIVAISKWNVHPFLALMGISLLLALIVGLPLKDIPGIIGSGFSGIFSSIGIVIILGALIGTILEKTGAALKLAEMVVRLVGKKHPQLAMEIMGWVVSIPVFCDSGFVILDPIRKALRKKTQFSSVAMTVALSAGLYTSHVLIPPTPGPIAAAGTLGIGENLFMVIVIGTLVSIPSLIIAYFYANYIGKKIKSGEELVEDADEMDYDTLLKSFGKLPNGFLSLAPILIPIVCMALGSLSAAMKWQGAVASLSSFIGTPIIALTVGLLFGILLLVRQDALKKFNSMTTETLKVVGPILFITAAGGVLGKVIAGAGFVDFMKQNAQVLAAVGIFFPFLISAILKTAQGSSTVAITTTAGIMGSIAESSSMMSALGLASPMAAVLTVMAIGAGAMTVSHANDSYFWVVTNFGKLKPEEGYKTQTMVTLLQGIACMVFIWILSLILI, from the coding sequence ATGTCTGGAGTAGCTTTGATCATCACGTTCGTGATTGCCATTGCAATCATGATCGTCGCCATCTCAAAATGGAATGTTCATCCGTTCCTTGCCTTGATGGGCATCTCTCTTCTGCTTGCCCTTATCGTGGGTCTTCCCCTGAAAGACATCCCCGGCATCATCGGCTCGGGTTTCAGCGGAATATTCAGCAGTATCGGCATTGTCATCATTCTCGGCGCGCTCATCGGTACCATTTTGGAGAAAACCGGGGCAGCGCTCAAGCTTGCTGAAATGGTTGTTCGCCTGGTGGGGAAGAAGCATCCGCAGCTTGCCATGGAAATCATGGGTTGGGTGGTTTCCATCCCCGTCTTCTGTGACAGCGGGTTCGTCATTCTCGATCCCATCCGCAAAGCCCTTCGCAAGAAAACCCAATTCAGTTCCGTTGCCATGACCGTAGCACTCTCTGCCGGTCTGTACACCAGCCACGTTCTGATCCCCCCCACCCCGGGTCCGATTGCTGCAGCCGGAACCTTGGGAATCGGAGAGAATCTGTTCATGGTCATTGTCATCGGCACACTTGTCTCCATCCCTTCGCTGATCATCGCGTACTTCTACGCCAACTATATCGGCAAGAAGATCAAGAGCGGTGAGGAGCTGGTCGAGGATGCAGACGAAATGGACTATGATACCCTGCTCAAGAGCTTCGGGAAGCTTCCCAACGGGTTCCTCTCCCTTGCACCGATCCTTATTCCTATCGTCTGCATGGCCCTCGGCTCACTTTCTGCGGCAATGAAGTGGCAAGGAGCAGTGGCAAGCCTCAGTTCGTTCATCGGAACCCCGATCATCGCACTTACCGTCGGCTTGCTCTTTGGTATTCTTCTTCTGGTTCGTCAGGACGCACTGAAGAAGTTCAACAGCATGACCACCGAGACGCTGAAAGTGGTCGGACCCATTCTCTTCATCACCGCTGCCGGCGGAGTATTGGGCAAGGTGATTGCAGGGGCTGGATTCGTTGACTTCATGAAGCAGAACGCCCAGGTGCTCGCTGCAGTGGGAATCTTCTTCCCGTTCCTCATCAGTGCCATTCTCAAGACTGCCCAAGGATCATCTACGGTTGCCATTACGACTACCGCAGGCATCATGGGAAGCATTGCAGAGAGCTCATCAATGATGAGTGCCCTCGGCCTTGCAAGCCCCATGGCAGCAGTGCTCACCGTCATGGCCATCGGAGCTGGTGCAATGACCGTCTCCCATGCAAACGACAGCTACTTCTGGGTGGTTACCAACTTCGGAAAACTCAAACCGGAGGAAGGATATAAGACCCAGACCATGGTCACCTTGCTGCAAGGTATAGCTTGTATGGTTTTCATCTGGATTTTATCCCTCATTTTGATTTAA
- a CDS encoding potassium transporter TrkG codes for MLNWKLDLRLLAFIVLFLSVLMGIPTILSFHFQEPDAIRGFLVAYGAIAAFCSTILILIRKPESKTLLARDGYLVVTLTWIVATAFSAIPLVASNAYVNYSSAYFEIMSGFTTTGATVLTEIESLPKSILFWRSQTNWLGGMGIVVLFVALLPALGVSGTLLVGAESVGPTKDKLTPKIKNTALILWSIYIGFSVLETILLLFGGLSLYDAVTVTFSTMAAAGFCVKNSSIGTFSSAYVDVVVTIFMLVSGANFALYYKAISGKISSVLKDGELRAYLGIWAFVAFVSALYLFFSNTYASFAQSLRYSAFQTASILTTTGFATADYVLWPAFPQAMLFLLFFIGGSAGSAGGGVKVIRIVALFKMGRAQIKHRIHPRGVFQVRVGSATMREDLLISIATFFGVYILTGVVGTVLISLSGADIMTSIAASFLCLGNIGIGFAEVGPTGNFAFLPSYLKWVCSFLMLVGRLELFTVYVLFSKHFWKR; via the coding sequence ATGCTCAACTGGAAACTTGACCTACGTCTGCTCGCCTTCATCGTCCTCTTTCTCTCCGTATTGATGGGCATTCCCACAATCCTCTCCTTCCACTTCCAGGAACCGGATGCAATCAGGGGGTTTCTGGTTGCGTATGGAGCCATAGCCGCATTTTGCAGCACCATCCTCATCCTGATACGGAAGCCTGAATCAAAAACCTTGCTTGCCCGTGACGGCTATCTGGTGGTAACCCTTACCTGGATAGTGGCAACTGCGTTCTCCGCCATTCCGTTGGTGGCAAGCAATGCCTATGTAAACTACAGCAGTGCCTATTTTGAGATCATGAGCGGATTCACCACCACCGGGGCCACTGTGCTGACGGAGATAGAAAGCCTGCCGAAATCGATTCTCTTCTGGAGATCGCAGACCAACTGGCTCGGAGGGATGGGTATTGTGGTCCTCTTTGTCGCACTCCTGCCTGCCCTTGGGGTAAGCGGTACGCTGTTGGTGGGTGCCGAATCCGTCGGGCCGACCAAAGACAAGCTGACTCCGAAGATCAAGAACACCGCCCTCATTCTCTGGTCGATCTACATCGGCTTCTCCGTATTGGAAACCATCCTGCTCCTGTTTGGGGGACTATCCCTGTATGATGCGGTGACGGTCACCTTCTCCACCATGGCTGCAGCGGGGTTTTGCGTGAAGAACAGTTCGATCGGGACCTTCTCAAGTGCCTATGTTGATGTCGTGGTGACCATTTTCATGCTGGTCAGCGGAGCAAACTTTGCGCTCTACTACAAGGCCATCAGCGGAAAAATCTCATCGGTGCTCAAGGATGGGGAGCTGAGGGCATATCTCGGCATTTGGGCTTTTGTTGCGTTTGTCTCCGCCTTGTACCTCTTCTTCTCCAATACCTATGCATCGTTCGCCCAATCGCTTCGCTACAGCGCGTTCCAGACAGCTTCCATCCTCACCACCACCGGCTTTGCCACCGCAGACTATGTGCTGTGGCCGGCTTTTCCCCAGGCGATGCTGTTTTTGCTCTTCTTCATCGGAGGTTCCGCAGGGTCTGCAGGTGGCGGTGTGAAGGTCATCCGCATCGTCGCGTTGTTCAAGATGGGTCGTGCGCAGATCAAGCACCGCATCCATCCCAGGGGGGTCTTCCAGGTCCGGGTCGGCAGCGCCACCATGCGTGAGGATCTTCTGATCTCCATCGCCACGTTTTTCGGGGTGTACATCCTCACCGGTGTAGTGGGAACGGTGCTCATCTCACTCAGTGGTGCGGATATAATGACCAGCATTGCCGCTTCATTTCTCTGTTTGGGAAACATCGGCATCGGGTTTGCAGAGGTGGGACCGACCGGAAATTTCGCTTTTCTTCCCTCGTACCTGAAATGGGTCTGCTCCTTTTTGATGCTGGTAGGACGGCTTGAATTGTTCACCGTCTATGTTCTTTTCTCCAAACACTTTTGGAAGCGATGA
- the trkA gene encoding Trk system potassium transporter TrkA, which produces MGRERKELGISKKIIILGAGRRGLGLAKQLIVDGKDVVVIDSAHERVESAVSKLDCLGVLGNGTDIAKLMEAGIEDAEAFIAVTNSDEINLVSCGLVSSTFPNTKTVAAIRSLIYTGVDGLKEGLLGIDHIVNPNAETAKSIFNIIEQGVNGNVLGFSNTKLLLYNFHIEPFSPYVGSTVMEMRSKLDAEFVIASINRRGVVIVPSGTTTIQAQDTLAIVANSEEVTDILKTVGQLQKRPNNMVLVGASKITRALLNRMSPAMRSKVTVVDQDEEVCKTFSERFREILVIKADITDEEVMQEEQLGTYDLLVALTDNDELNIITASYAKRIGVQRSMALIKNNNNYSRMASYLDIDVVISTTDTTVESLLRYLRGSNVSSIHSLYNGQLEIYEFIINKECEVCNKQLKDINMRKKAIIAGIIDNTGHCSIPSGHSILGEGDTVLVAVLRDSSDMIQKLFG; this is translated from the coding sequence GTGGGCAGGGAAAGAAAGGAGCTTGGTATCAGTAAGAAAATCATCATCCTGGGAGCTGGCAGACGTGGTCTGGGCTTGGCCAAACAGCTGATTGTCGACGGCAAGGATGTAGTAGTCATAGACAGTGCCCATGAACGGGTGGAGAGCGCTGTGTCGAAGCTCGACTGCCTGGGCGTACTTGGCAATGGAACGGACATAGCAAAGCTCATGGAAGCCGGCATCGAGGATGCCGAAGCCTTCATCGCCGTCACCAACAGCGATGAGATCAACCTGGTCTCCTGTGGCCTGGTCAGTTCAACGTTTCCAAACACCAAAACGGTTGCGGCAATACGCTCACTCATCTATACCGGGGTCGATGGTCTGAAAGAAGGGCTACTCGGCATTGACCACATCGTCAATCCCAATGCAGAGACAGCCAAATCCATCTTCAACATCATAGAGCAAGGGGTCAACGGCAATGTGCTGGGCTTCTCCAATACCAAGTTGCTCCTCTATAACTTCCATATCGAGCCATTCAGTCCCTATGTAGGTTCCACCGTCATGGAGATGCGTTCCAAGCTTGACGCTGAGTTTGTCATTGCCTCCATCAACAGGCGAGGGGTGGTAATCGTCCCCTCCGGCACTACCACCATCCAAGCGCAGGATACCTTGGCTATCGTTGCCAACAGCGAGGAAGTCACCGATATCCTCAAGACTGTCGGACAATTGCAGAAGCGGCCGAACAATATGGTACTGGTGGGAGCGAGCAAGATAACCCGTGCCCTCCTGAACAGGATGAGTCCGGCAATGCGATCCAAGGTTACGGTCGTTGACCAGGATGAGGAAGTCTGCAAAACCTTCTCCGAGCGATTTCGGGAGATCCTGGTGATCAAGGCTGACATCACTGACGAGGAGGTCATGCAGGAGGAGCAACTCGGCACCTACGACCTGCTTGTAGCGCTTACCGACAATGATGAGCTCAACATCATCACCGCCAGTTATGCAAAGCGCATCGGCGTGCAACGCTCGATGGCCCTCATCAAGAACAACAACAACTATTCGCGCATGGCCTCCTACCTTGATATCGATGTAGTCATTTCCACCACCGACACCACCGTCGAATCGCTGTTGCGGTATCTCAGGGGCTCGAATGTCTCCAGCATCCACTCCCTGTACAATGGCCAATTGGAGATATACGAATTCATCATCAACAAGGAGTGCGAGGTCTGCAACAAGCAGCTGAAGGACATCAATATGCGCAAGAAAGCCATCATTGCCGGCATCATCGACAACACGGGACACTGCAGCATTCCCAGTGGTCACTCCATCCTGGGAGAAGGCGATACCGTCCTGGTTGCCGTTCTGCGTGATTCTTCGGATATGATCCAAAAACTCTTTGGGTAG